One Burkholderia sp. 9120 genomic window, CGATCGCGAATCCGCTCAACAGTTGGGCCGCGTCGGGGCGCAGCATGCCCGAACCGCCGAAAGAGACTTTCCATCAATGGTACGAGCGAACCCAGGGCGGACGGGAGGACGAACAATGAGCGCACGCGACGCCATCCTCGCCACGGTGCGAGCCAACCAGCCGCAGGGCGACTACGCGCTGCCCGACCTGCCGATCTTTCCGTTCGACGACGGCGGCGCACGAAGCACGCTCTTCATCAACAATCTCGAAGCCATGGGCGGAAATGGTTTCGCGGGCGGTGGTATCGCCGACCTTCTGCGGGAGCGGTTTCCCGCCGCGAAAGTCATCGCCTCTGCGGTTCCCGACTACGCCGGGAATCGCGATCTCCGATCGATTATGGACCCGCGCGAGCTGGCCGATGTCGACGTGGCCATCGTGCGGGCAAAATTCGGCGTGGCGGAGACCGGCTCTGTCCTGCTAACCGACGACGCGCTGATATCGAACGCGGTGGCCTATCTCGCGCAGCATCTGATCGTGCTGCTCGCGCCGGACGACATTCTGCCGACGCTTCA contains:
- a CDS encoding LUD domain-containing protein: MSARDAILATVRANQPQGDYALPDLPIFPFDDGGARSTLFINNLEAMGGNGFAGGGIADLLRERFPAAKVIASAVPDYAGNRDLRSIMDPRELADVDVAIVRAKFGVAETGSVLLTDDALISNAVAYLAQHLIVLLAPDDILPTLQEAYRRAEFHQHRYASFHTGPSATADIEGVLIHGAQGVRSLTAILQPTR